A section of the Hirschia baltica ATCC 49814 genome encodes:
- a CDS encoding catalase, translated as MTNKCPYQTTTAGNPISDNQNSLTAGERGPVLMQDYQLIEKLAHQNRERIPERVVHAKGWGAHGTFTVTHDITKYTKAKIFSEVGKQTPILSRFSTVAGEAGAADNERDVRGFSTKFYTEEGNWDLVGNNTPVFFIRDPQKFPDFIHTQKRHPRTNLRSNTAMWDYWSLSPESLHQVTILMSDRGCPTTPMNMNGYGSHTYSFINTDNERFWVKFHFKTRQGHTFYTNAESAEKIGQTREGYQEALFGTIEEGNFPQWDVKVQIMPESDVGKTWYNPFDLTKVWPHGDYPVMDVGVMELNRNADNYFAEIENAAFSPSNIIPGIGFSPDKVLQARIFSYADAHRYRLGTHYESLPVNQPKCPVHHYHKDGSMNYHGPKTGNPDAYYEPNSVPGSAKEAPSFAEPPLKLSGDADRYDHRDGNDDYRQVKDLFDLFDDGQKQRLFSNIADAMGGVPTEIVERQMIHFGRVDAAYEAGVRAAIAAK; from the coding sequence ATGACGAATAAATGCCCATACCAAACAACGACTGCCGGAAATCCAATTTCTGACAACCAAAATTCACTGACTGCTGGAGAGCGCGGTCCTGTGTTGATGCAAGACTATCAATTGATAGAAAAACTAGCGCATCAGAACCGCGAACGTATTCCTGAACGCGTCGTACACGCCAAAGGCTGGGGTGCACACGGCACTTTTACCGTTACGCATGATATTACCAAATACACCAAAGCAAAAATCTTCAGTGAGGTTGGAAAACAAACTCCAATTCTTTCTCGTTTTTCTACTGTCGCCGGTGAAGCAGGCGCAGCGGACAATGAACGTGATGTGCGTGGGTTTTCGACTAAATTCTACACAGAAGAAGGAAATTGGGATTTAGTTGGAAACAACACCCCTGTTTTCTTTATTCGTGATCCACAAAAATTTCCTGACTTCATCCACACACAAAAGCGCCATCCTCGGACCAATTTAAGAAGCAATACAGCGATGTGGGATTACTGGAGTTTATCTCCCGAATCCTTGCACCAAGTGACGATTTTGATGTCTGATCGCGGTTGCCCAACCACGCCAATGAACATGAATGGATATGGTTCGCATACTTACAGCTTTATCAATACGGATAATGAGCGTTTCTGGGTGAAATTCCACTTCAAAACACGTCAAGGCCACACATTTTACACCAATGCAGAATCTGCTGAGAAAATCGGTCAGACACGTGAAGGGTATCAAGAAGCGCTGTTTGGCACGATTGAAGAAGGTAACTTCCCGCAATGGGATGTGAAAGTACAAATCATGCCGGAATCAGATGTTGGTAAAACTTGGTACAATCCTTTCGATCTTACAAAAGTTTGGCCACATGGTGATTACCCTGTGATGGATGTAGGTGTAATGGAACTCAACCGTAATGCGGATAACTATTTTGCAGAAATTGAAAATGCTGCATTTAGTCCGTCAAATATCATTCCGGGTATTGGTTTCTCTCCTGATAAAGTGCTGCAAGCGCGTATTTTCTCATATGCAGATGCTCACCGTTATCGCTTGGGTACGCATTATGAGAGCCTTCCAGTGAACCAGCCAAAATGTCCTGTGCATCACTATCACAAAGATGGAAGCATGAATTATCACGGCCCCAAAACGGGTAATCCTGATGCGTATTACGAACCAAACTCTGTGCCGGGATCGGCAAAAGAAGCACCAAGCTTTGCTGAACCTCCATTAAAGCTGAGCGGTGATGCGGATAGATATGATCACCGCGACGGTAATGATGATTATCGTCAGGTTAAAGACTTGTTTGATCTATTTGACGACGGTCAGAAACAACGCCTTTTCAGCAATATTGCTGATGCGATGGGAGGTGTTCCAACTGAAATTGTCGAACGTCAGATGATACACTTTGGCCGTGTGGATGCCGCTTATGAAGCGGGTGTGCGCGCTGCGATCGCGGCGAAATAA